One region of Streptomyces davaonensis JCM 4913 genomic DNA includes:
- a CDS encoding PHP domain-containing protein — MNDQQLPVWADPSVSAEALDPQGLSRRGLLRGAGLFGAAFALGAAIPATASAQPLGGDDPRLAYLVGDHHIHTVYSHDAKYTFSQLAAAGAEYGLDWMVFTEHSNFGHAKYGAPLEHQEILRARAENPRQLIFQGLEWYIPAAEHCTVFTAPGRHEVDLLTRFESLYDGKLLGYTEGATGAADTARNEAHALKAIQWLAEQRRTGYIDDVLVLANHPMRLGIDSPHELRGWRDAAPEIMIGMEGAPGAQGAALPGWRGSNSIRGEYENQPSAQSWPGYPADAYRTYGGFDWATATVGGLWDAMLAEGRLFSITTNSDAHRIVFDTWKNGDWLPGQNFDNTGRLPDPVNTGTPQPGSDFWPGQFSRTHVGVTRYGYRSVMAGLRAGRVWLDHGHLLDGLEVRLKRDCDHGRGVTLGGRLRVRKGERLTLSVTVTSASRPNPLGILPELAHVDVIRGAVRGPAADRDGWRAPDTKVVHTRDVSGRKGTYTLHIPLVAGDESFYVRLRGSDGSRHGAGYLGAAVDPHGPVVHDPGNGDPWADTWFYSNPVFVDVKGA, encoded by the coding sequence GTGAACGACCAGCAGCTGCCCGTCTGGGCCGACCCGTCCGTATCCGCCGAGGCGCTCGACCCGCAGGGCTTGTCCCGGCGCGGACTCCTGCGCGGCGCGGGCCTGTTCGGCGCCGCCTTCGCCCTCGGGGCCGCCATACCCGCGACGGCCTCCGCGCAGCCCCTCGGCGGTGACGACCCGCGGCTCGCCTACCTCGTAGGCGACCACCACATCCACACCGTGTACAGCCATGACGCCAAGTACACGTTCTCCCAACTCGCCGCAGCGGGCGCCGAGTACGGCCTGGACTGGATGGTGTTCACCGAGCACTCCAACTTCGGGCACGCGAAGTACGGCGCCCCGCTGGAGCACCAGGAGATCCTCCGGGCCCGCGCCGAGAACCCGCGCCAGCTGATCTTCCAGGGCCTGGAGTGGTACATCCCGGCCGCCGAGCACTGCACGGTCTTCACGGCTCCCGGCCGCCACGAGGTCGATCTGCTCACCCGGTTCGAGAGCCTCTACGACGGCAAGCTGCTCGGGTACACCGAGGGCGCCACCGGCGCCGCGGACACGGCCCGCAACGAGGCACACGCCCTCAAGGCGATCCAGTGGCTGGCCGAGCAGCGCCGCACCGGATACATCGACGACGTCCTCGTCCTCGCCAACCACCCCATGCGCCTGGGCATCGACTCCCCGCACGAGCTGCGGGGCTGGCGGGACGCGGCCCCCGAGATCATGATCGGCATGGAGGGCGCACCGGGCGCCCAGGGCGCCGCGCTCCCCGGCTGGCGCGGCAGCAACAGCATCCGCGGCGAGTACGAGAACCAGCCGTCCGCGCAGTCCTGGCCGGGGTATCCGGCGGACGCGTACCGCACCTACGGCGGTTTCGACTGGGCGACGGCGACCGTCGGCGGGCTGTGGGACGCGATGCTGGCGGAGGGCCGCCTGTTCTCCATCACCACCAACTCCGACGCCCACCGGATCGTCTTCGACACCTGGAAGAACGGGGACTGGCTGCCGGGGCAGAACTTCGACAACACCGGCCGGCTGCCCGACCCGGTGAACACCGGCACCCCGCAGCCCGGCAGCGACTTCTGGCCCGGCCAGTTCTCCCGCACCCACGTCGGCGTGACCCGCTACGGCTACCGCTCGGTGATGGCGGGCCTGCGCGCGGGCCGGGTCTGGCTGGACCACGGGCATCTGCTGGACGGTCTGGAGGTCCGGCTGAAGCGGGACTGCGACCACGGCCGGGGCGTCACCCTGGGTGGCCGCCTCCGCGTCCGCAAGGGCGAGCGGCTCACCCTCAGTGTCACGGTGACCAGCGCCTCCCGCCCCAACCCGCTGGGAATCCTGCCCGAGTTGGCGCATGTGGACGTCATCCGGGGCGCGGTGCGCGGCCCCGCCGCCGACCGGGACGGCTGGCGGGCGCCGGACACCAAGGTCGTCCACACACGGGACGTCAGCGGCCGCAAGGGGACGTACACCCTGCACATCCCGCTGGTCGCCGGGGACGAGTCCTTCTACGTCCGGCTGCGCGGCAGCGACGGCAGCCGGCACGGCGCCGGGTACCTCGGCGCGGCGGTCGACCCGCACGGGCCGGTCGTCCACGATCCCGGCAACGGTGACCCGTGGGCCGATACGTGGTTCTATTCCAACCCCGTATTCGTCGATGTGAAGGGTGCCTGA
- a CDS encoding PaaX family transcriptional regulator, translating to MTTEESLRPQSLMLTFLGEQVLGRDVCVYSGSVIDVLGRAGVGEQATRSTLTRMVNRGLLRRQREGRRMYFGLTDRSTSVLRDGERRIWHTGAVNRQWDGTWTLLGFSLPESWQRQRHDLRSQLTWSGFGPLFNGLWIAPGEVDVSSLVAELGLSAHVKVFRAHADSGTDIGAMIEETWELSELAARYEAFRSRWLPWETDPPDADDALALRLRLQAEWLRLIRRDPRLPVRHLPEDWPADRAEKTFRSVHERLTPLADAAAERLLDLVPVREDPAPSPADQA from the coding sequence GTGACCACGGAAGAGTCGCTGCGGCCCCAGTCCCTCATGCTGACGTTCCTGGGCGAGCAGGTGCTCGGCCGGGACGTCTGCGTGTACTCGGGCAGCGTGATCGACGTGCTGGGCCGCGCGGGCGTCGGCGAGCAGGCGACGCGCTCGACGCTGACCCGGATGGTGAACCGGGGCCTGCTGCGCCGCCAGCGCGAGGGGCGCCGCATGTACTTCGGGCTGACCGACCGCTCCACCTCCGTCCTGCGCGACGGCGAACGCCGGATCTGGCACACCGGCGCGGTCAACCGGCAGTGGGACGGCACCTGGACCCTGCTCGGCTTCTCACTGCCGGAGTCCTGGCAGCGCCAGCGCCACGATCTGCGCTCCCAGCTCACCTGGAGCGGCTTCGGACCGCTGTTCAACGGCCTGTGGATCGCCCCGGGCGAGGTCGATGTGTCGTCCCTGGTCGCCGAGTTGGGCCTGTCCGCCCATGTGAAGGTCTTCCGCGCGCACGCGGACTCCGGCACCGATATCGGCGCGATGATCGAGGAGACCTGGGAACTGTCCGAACTCGCCGCCCGCTACGAGGCGTTCAGGTCCCGCTGGCTGCCGTGGGAGACGGACCCCCCGGACGCCGACGACGCGCTCGCCCTACGACTGCGGCTCCAGGCGGAGTGGCTGCGGCTGATCCGCCGCGACCCCCGGCTGCCGGTGCGCCATCTGCCCGAGGACTGGCCGGCGGACCGGGCCGAGAAGACGTTCCGCTCCGTCCATGAGCGACTGACCCCGCTGGCTGACGCGGCGGCGGAGCGACTCCTCGACCTGGTGCCGGTGCGCGAGGACCCGGCGCCTTCGCCCGCGGATCAGGCGTAG
- a CDS encoding MaoC family dehydratase, with the protein MSITVNGLDALKKLAGNDLGTSEWIEVTQDRIDTFADATGDHQWIHVDPERAAAGPFGAPIAHGYLTLSLFIPLFTELLDVQGVATKVNYGLDKVRFPAPVKVGSRIRLTGKLAEVTEVPGGVQIAVDGTIEIEDGPKPAAVLRSLSRFYA; encoded by the coding sequence ATGAGCATCACCGTGAACGGCCTCGACGCACTGAAGAAGCTCGCCGGGAACGACCTCGGCACCAGCGAGTGGATCGAGGTCACCCAGGACCGCATCGACACCTTCGCCGACGCGACGGGGGACCACCAGTGGATCCATGTGGACCCGGAGCGGGCCGCGGCGGGACCCTTCGGTGCTCCCATTGCCCACGGCTATCTGACCCTTTCGCTCTTCATCCCGCTCTTCACCGAGCTGCTCGACGTCCAGGGCGTCGCCACGAAGGTCAACTACGGTCTGGACAAGGTGCGTTTCCCGGCGCCGGTGAAGGTCGGCTCGCGCATCCGCCTGACCGGAAAGCTCGCCGAGGTCACCGAGGTGCCCGGTGGGGTGCAGATCGCCGTGGACGGCACGATCGAGATCGAGGACGGCCCGAAGCCCGCGGCCGTGCTGCGCAGCCTGTCGAGGTTCTACGCCTGA
- the menE gene encoding o-succinylbenzoate--CoA ligase, whose amino-acid sequence MRNEGTGSWPARRARKTPHRTALVHGDTTRTYAELHDRVTRLAHALRARGLRRGDRIAYLGPNHPSYLETLFAAGTLGAVFVPLNTRLAGPEIAYQLTDSGAKALIHGPSHTALVAGLPGSTDVRLYVEVGPEYEELLASSEGDPIDEPVAPDDTCVIMYTSGTTGRPKGAMLTHANLTWNAINVLIDHDLTAGERALVSAPLFHTAALNMLTLPVLLKGGTCVLTESFDPAATLELIQQHRITFMFGVPTMFEQLARHPRWADADLSSLRILTCGGSPVPTPLIAAYQQRGLTFLQGYGMTEASPGTLFLDAEHAVRKAGSAGVPHFFSDVRVVRPDLAPVDAGEAGEIIVRGPHVMPGYWGLPEETAAAFTDGWFRSGDAARVDEDGYVFIVDRIKDMIISGGENIYPAEIEDLLLAHPDIDECAVIGVPDDKWGEVPRAVVVPREGASPDPDEILASLSGRLAKYKIPKSVVLADELPRTASGKLLKSRVRSRYGNK is encoded by the coding sequence ATGCGCAACGAGGGAACCGGCTCATGGCCCGCACGCCGGGCCCGCAAGACCCCGCACCGCACCGCCCTGGTCCACGGCGACACGACCCGGACGTACGCCGAACTGCACGACCGCGTCACCCGGCTCGCCCACGCCCTGCGCGCCCGGGGCCTGCGCCGCGGCGACCGGATCGCCTACCTCGGCCCCAACCACCCCTCCTACCTGGAGACCCTGTTCGCCGCGGGCACCCTGGGCGCGGTCTTCGTCCCGCTCAACACCCGCCTCGCCGGACCGGAGATCGCCTACCAGCTCACCGACTCCGGTGCCAAGGCACTGATCCACGGCCCCTCGCACACCGCCCTCGTCGCCGGGCTCCCGGGCAGCACGGATGTCCGGCTGTACGTCGAAGTGGGCCCTGAATACGAGGAGTTGCTGGCCTCATCGGAAGGCGACCCCATCGACGAGCCGGTCGCCCCCGACGACACCTGCGTCATCATGTACACCTCGGGCACGACCGGTCGCCCCAAGGGCGCGATGCTCACCCACGCCAACCTCACCTGGAACGCGATCAACGTCCTGATCGACCACGATCTGACGGCCGGTGAACGCGCCCTGGTCTCCGCCCCGTTGTTCCACACGGCGGCGCTGAACATGCTGACGCTGCCGGTCCTGCTCAAGGGCGGCACCTGCGTCCTGACCGAGTCGTTCGACCCGGCGGCCACCTTGGAGCTGATCCAACAGCACCGGATCACCTTCATGTTCGGGGTGCCGACCATGTTCGAGCAGCTGGCCCGGCACCCGCGCTGGGCCGACGCCGACCTGTCCTCGCTGCGGATCCTCACCTGCGGCGGCTCCCCGGTGCCGACGCCCCTGATCGCCGCGTACCAGCAGCGCGGCCTCACCTTCCTCCAGGGCTACGGCATGACCGAGGCCTCGCCCGGAACGCTGTTCCTGGACGCCGAGCACGCCGTGCGCAAGGCGGGCTCGGCCGGGGTGCCGCACTTCTTCAGCGACGTACGGGTCGTGCGTCCTGACCTGGCGCCCGTCGACGCGGGAGAAGCCGGCGAGATCATCGTCCGCGGACCGCATGTCATGCCCGGCTACTGGGGCCTGCCCGAGGAGACCGCCGCCGCCTTCACCGACGGCTGGTTCCGCAGCGGGGACGCGGCCCGGGTAGACGAGGACGGGTACGTCTTCATCGTCGACCGCATCAAGGACATGATCATCTCGGGCGGCGAGAACATCTACCCCGCCGAGATCGAGGATCTGCTCCTCGCCCACCCGGACATCGACGAGTGCGCGGTCATCGGCGTGCCCGACGACAAGTGGGGCGAGGTCCCGCGCGCGGTCGTCGTCCCCCGCGAGGGCGCCTCACCCGACCCGGACGAGATCCTCGCCTCCCTCTCCGGTCGCCTCGCCAAGTACAAGATCCCCAAATCGGTGGTCCTCGCGGACGAACTCCCGCGCACCGCCTCCGGAAAGCTCCTCAAGTCCCGTGTCCGCAGTCGGTACGGAAACAAGTAA
- a CDS encoding 4-hydroxyphenyl-beta-ketoacyl-CoA hydrolase, producing the protein MDPDKLVAIDVHTHAEVSSRGHSSLADDLHDASSAYFKVEGKRKPTLEETAAYYRERNMAAVIFTVDAESATGTPPVPNEEVAEAAAANSDVLIPFASIDPFRGRAGVQQARRLVEEYGVKGFKFHPSIQGFFPDDRAVAYGLYELIEETGTIALFHTGQTGIGAGVPGGGGIRLKYSNPLHIDDVAADFPHLKIILAHPSFPWQDEALAVATHKPGVHIDLSGWSPKYFPPQLVRYANTLLKDKVLFGSDFPVLTPDRWLADFAKLEIKDEVRPKILKENAARLLGLKTP; encoded by the coding sequence ATGGACCCCGACAAGCTGGTCGCGATCGACGTCCACACCCACGCCGAGGTCTCCTCCCGGGGGCACTCCTCGCTCGCCGACGACCTGCACGACGCCTCCTCCGCCTACTTCAAGGTCGAGGGCAAGCGGAAGCCGACGCTGGAGGAGACTGCCGCCTACTACCGGGAGCGGAACATGGCCGCCGTGATCTTCACGGTGGACGCCGAGTCCGCCACCGGTACCCCGCCGGTCCCGAACGAGGAGGTCGCCGAGGCCGCGGCCGCCAACTCCGACGTCCTCATCCCCTTCGCCTCCATCGACCCGTTCCGCGGCAGGGCGGGCGTGCAGCAGGCCCGCCGGCTGGTCGAGGAGTACGGGGTGAAGGGGTTCAAGTTCCACCCCAGCATCCAGGGCTTCTTCCCCGACGACCGCGCGGTGGCGTACGGCCTCTACGAGCTGATCGAGGAGACCGGCACGATCGCCCTCTTCCACACCGGGCAGACCGGCATCGGCGCCGGAGTCCCCGGCGGGGGCGGGATCCGGCTGAAGTACTCCAACCCGCTCCACATCGACGACGTGGCCGCCGACTTCCCGCACCTGAAGATCATCCTGGCGCACCCCTCCTTCCCCTGGCAGGACGAGGCCCTCGCCGTCGCCACCCACAAGCCCGGCGTGCACATCGACCTGTCCGGCTGGTCGCCGAAGTACTTCCCGCCGCAGCTCGTGCGGTACGCCAACACCCTGCTCAAGGACAAGGTCCTCTTCGGCTCGGACTTCCCCGTCCTCACCCCCGATCGCTGGCTCGCCGACTTCGCGAAGCTGGAGATCAAGGACGAGGTCAGGCCGAAGATCCTCAAGGAGAACGCCGCCCGACTTCTCGGGCTGAAGACACCGTAA
- a CDS encoding SDR family NAD(P)-dependent oxidoreductase: protein MPSIDLTGKVAVVTGSGRGLGLAYAHALAAHGASVVVNDLDEAIAAQAAKSITEAGGTAVAETVAVGTAEAADRLVGRAVAEYGRLDVLVTNAGILRDKVLWKMTDDDFDAVVSTHLRGTFTCARAAAVRMREQGEGGSLILVGSPAGQRGNFGQTNYAAAKAGIAAMARTWSMELARAGITVNAIVPVAATAMTETIPAFAPYVEALRAGEPLPGFLRKGEGFGTPEDCAALVPFLASAAAREITGQCIAIGGDKVALWSHPQEISTAYADGGWTPETLADAWSASVGAELQSVGIPAPKLPEA, encoded by the coding sequence GTGCCCAGCATCGATCTCACCGGCAAGGTCGCCGTCGTCACCGGCAGCGGCCGGGGCCTCGGCCTCGCCTACGCGCACGCCCTGGCCGCCCACGGCGCCTCGGTCGTCGTCAACGACCTCGACGAGGCGATCGCCGCGCAGGCCGCGAAGTCGATCACCGAGGCGGGCGGCACGGCCGTCGCCGAGACCGTCGCGGTCGGTACGGCCGAGGCCGCGGACCGGCTCGTCGGGCGGGCCGTCGCCGAGTACGGACGGCTGGACGTCCTCGTCACCAACGCCGGCATCCTGCGCGACAAGGTGCTGTGGAAGATGACCGACGACGACTTCGACGCCGTGGTCAGCACCCATCTGCGGGGCACCTTCACCTGCGCCCGTGCCGCCGCCGTCCGGATGCGCGAGCAGGGCGAGGGCGGCAGCCTGATCCTGGTCGGCTCCCCGGCCGGGCAGCGCGGCAACTTCGGGCAGACCAACTACGCGGCGGCCAAGGCGGGCATCGCCGCGATGGCCCGTACCTGGTCGATGGAACTGGCCCGCGCGGGGATCACCGTCAACGCGATCGTGCCGGTCGCCGCGACCGCGATGACCGAGACCATCCCCGCCTTCGCGCCCTACGTGGAGGCGCTGCGGGCCGGCGAGCCGCTCCCCGGCTTCCTCCGCAAGGGCGAGGGCTTCGGCACCCCCGAGGACTGCGCGGCCCTCGTCCCCTTCCTGGCCTCCGCCGCGGCCCGGGAGATCACCGGTCAGTGCATCGCCATCGGCGGCGACAAGGTGGCACTCTGGTCGCATCCGCAGGAGATCAGCACGGCCTACGCCGACGGCGGCTGGACCCCCGAAACCCTCGCCGACGCCTGGTCGGCCTCGGTCGGCGCCGAACTCCAGTCGGTCGGCATCCCGGCGCCGAAGCTCCCGGAGGCGTGA
- a CDS encoding MarR family winged helix-turn-helix transcriptional regulator has product MKTTAIDANEPWMRELHADTGYLLYRLGLRSGQLFNACLQESGLRLRHYAVLRFLATGEGALQRELSARLGYDPSAIVGLVDDLEKLGFAERRPAPDDRRSRIVVPTEAGRAFLRDTDESALRVSGELLGPLDARERETLHALLLRIAEEKPTN; this is encoded by the coding sequence ATGAAGACGACCGCCATCGACGCGAACGAGCCCTGGATGCGTGAACTGCACGCGGACACGGGCTACCTGCTCTACCGCCTGGGCCTGCGCTCCGGCCAGCTGTTCAACGCCTGCCTCCAGGAGTCCGGACTGCGGCTGCGCCACTATGCGGTGCTGCGCTTCCTCGCCACCGGCGAAGGCGCCCTCCAGCGGGAGCTGAGCGCCCGGCTCGGCTACGACCCGAGCGCGATCGTCGGCCTGGTCGACGACCTGGAGAAGCTGGGCTTCGCCGAGCGCCGCCCCGCCCCCGACGACCGCCGCAGCCGCATCGTCGTCCCGACCGAGGCCGGGCGCGCCTTCCTCCGCGACACCGACGAGTCGGCACTGCGGGTCTCGGGCGAGCTGCTGGGGCCGCTCGACGCGCGGGAGCGGGAGACCCTGCACGCCCTCCTGCTGCGGATCGCCGAGGAGAAGCCGACGAACTGA
- a CDS encoding MFS transporter: protein MQPSPQPTPESRQLRTVALSGLLGTAVEFYDFLVYGTVAALVFGDLFFPEADPAVGTVAAFGTFAAGYLARPLGGILFGHFGDRVGRKSMMLLTMLLMGSGSFLIGLLPTYDAIGVWAPVLLVLLRVVQGVAIGGEWGGATLMVVEHAERTQGTRRGLWSSFTQLGAPLGSLLSAGVVTLVSALPDDDFRSWGWRVPFLLSVVLLGVGLFVRLKVAESPLFTKPAPRERPPVLEVLRRPKPVVLAACVGIGAFTAQSLLTSFMISYAVDEGYSRPQVLTAVTVASAVALLVLPTASALSDRVGRRPVVLTGALASAALAFPVLALVDSGSPGLLILALALGHGVAQSTMYGPLGALLTEMFGTRVRYTGASLGYQAATLVGAGFSPLIASGLLASNGGGSTPVSLLLCCGAAITALTVWRIRETHTDTLEPGTIRSATPTPEGTPR from the coding sequence GTGCAGCCATCCCCTCAGCCGACCCCGGAATCCCGGCAGTTGCGCACCGTCGCCCTCTCCGGCCTGCTCGGCACGGCCGTCGAGTTCTACGACTTCCTCGTCTACGGCACGGTCGCCGCGCTGGTCTTCGGCGACCTGTTCTTCCCCGAAGCCGACCCCGCCGTCGGCACCGTCGCCGCCTTCGGCACCTTCGCCGCCGGATATCTGGCGCGTCCCCTCGGCGGCATCCTCTTCGGCCACTTCGGCGACCGGGTCGGCCGTAAGTCGATGATGCTGCTGACCATGCTCCTGATGGGCAGCGGCAGTTTCCTGATCGGCCTGCTGCCCACCTACGACGCGATCGGCGTCTGGGCGCCCGTGCTGCTGGTCCTGCTCCGCGTGGTGCAGGGCGTCGCGATCGGCGGTGAGTGGGGCGGCGCCACCCTGATGGTCGTCGAGCACGCCGAACGCACCCAGGGCACCCGGCGCGGACTGTGGTCCAGCTTCACCCAACTCGGGGCGCCGCTCGGCTCCTTGCTCTCGGCCGGGGTCGTCACCCTGGTCTCCGCGCTGCCCGACGACGACTTCCGCTCCTGGGGCTGGCGGGTGCCGTTCCTGCTGAGCGTCGTGCTGCTGGGCGTCGGCCTGTTCGTCCGGCTCAAGGTCGCGGAGAGCCCGCTGTTCACCAAGCCCGCGCCGCGCGAACGGCCGCCCGTGCTGGAGGTGTTGCGGCGCCCGAAGCCGGTGGTGCTGGCGGCGTGTGTCGGCATCGGCGCGTTCACCGCGCAGTCCCTGCTGACCAGTTTCATGATCTCGTACGCCGTCGATGAGGGCTACAGCCGCCCGCAGGTCCTCACCGCGGTGACCGTCGCCTCCGCCGTCGCCCTGCTGGTCCTGCCCACCGCCTCCGCGCTGTCCGACCGGGTGGGCCGTCGGCCCGTGGTGCTGACCGGCGCCCTCGCCTCCGCAGCGCTCGCCTTCCCGGTCCTCGCGCTCGTCGACTCCGGCTCCCCCGGGCTGCTGATCCTCGCCCTCGCACTCGGTCACGGCGTGGCCCAGTCCACGATGTACGGCCCGCTGGGCGCCCTGCTCACCGAGATGTTCGGCACCCGGGTCCGCTACACCGGCGCCTCCCTCGGCTACCAGGCGGCCACCCTGGTCGGCGCGGGCTTCTCCCCGCTGATCGCGAGCGGGCTGCTCGCCTCCAACGGCGGTGGCAGCACGCCCGTCTCCCTGCTGCTGTGCTGCGGCGCCGCGATCACCGCGCTGACGGTGTGGCGGATCCGCGAGACGCACACCGACACTCTGGAACCCGGCACGATCCGTTCCGCGACCCCCACCCCGGAAGGGACACCCCGTTGA
- a CDS encoding alpha/beta hydrolase family protein — translation MRTLVVVALAVTLTTAAALPASDTHLEGQLPSGATYLMDVPADWNGTVLLYSHGYRAAGWPNPPQNAPDSATRDKLLEQGYALIGSSYATTGWSVTEAVPDQLGTLDVFTEKFGAADRTLAWGTSYGGLVTTTLAERHAGRFDGSLSMCGLVQGGVANWNSTLDPVFALKTLLGTDVPLTGFTDRAEAQNAARTLGAEITAAQETPEGRARIALAAALHNIPADDIAGLIQLPAFSWRQEAESRAGGNPSWNTGVDYTAMLRRSPFHKEVADLYKEAGASLGTDLASLNRAPRIRADASAVRWMRDTSVFKGRLTDPQLNIHTTGDTLIPVQSESAYRRAATAAGAGRLLAQAYVAAPGHCTFTPGEMLGALRALESRLDTGHWDVSPTELNSLAQQEDPATGARYSAYRPAPYPRPYDLAHPGDARP, via the coding sequence TTGAGAACACTTGTCGTCGTCGCACTGGCGGTCACCCTGACCACAGCCGCCGCTCTGCCCGCCTCGGACACCCACCTGGAGGGCCAACTCCCCTCGGGCGCCACCTACTTGATGGACGTCCCGGCCGACTGGAACGGCACGGTCCTGCTGTACAGCCACGGCTACCGGGCCGCCGGATGGCCCAACCCGCCCCAGAACGCGCCGGATTCGGCCACCCGGGACAAGCTCCTGGAACAGGGATACGCCCTCATCGGCTCCTCCTACGCCACCACCGGCTGGTCCGTCACCGAGGCGGTGCCCGACCAGCTCGGCACGCTCGACGTGTTCACGGAGAAGTTCGGCGCGGCCGACCGCACCCTGGCCTGGGGCACCTCCTACGGCGGTCTGGTGACGACCACCCTCGCCGAACGCCACGCCGGCCGCTTCGACGGCTCGCTGTCGATGTGCGGTCTGGTGCAGGGCGGGGTGGCGAACTGGAACAGCACGCTGGACCCGGTGTTCGCGCTGAAGACCCTGCTCGGCACGGACGTCCCGCTCACCGGATTCACCGACCGGGCCGAGGCGCAGAACGCCGCGAGGACCCTGGGCGCCGAGATCACGGCCGCGCAGGAGACTCCGGAGGGCCGCGCCCGCATCGCCCTCGCCGCGGCCCTGCACAACATCCCCGCCGACGACATCGCGGGGCTCATCCAACTCCCCGCCTTCAGCTGGCGCCAGGAGGCGGAGAGCAGGGCGGGCGGCAACCCGTCCTGGAACACGGGCGTGGACTACACGGCGATGCTCCGCCGCTCGCCGTTCCACAAGGAGGTGGCCGACCTCTACAAGGAGGCGGGCGCGTCCCTGGGCACCGACCTCGCGTCCCTCAACCGCGCACCCCGCATCAGAGCCGATGCCTCGGCCGTACGGTGGATGCGGGACACCAGCGTCTTCAAGGGGCGTCTCACCGACCCCCAGTTGAACATCCACACCACCGGCGACACCCTGATCCCCGTGCAGTCGGAGAGCGCCTACCGCAGAGCCGCCACCGCGGCAGGGGCGGGCCGACTGCTGGCGCAGGCCTATGTGGCCGCGCCGGGCCACTGCACTTTCACCCCGGGTGAGATGCTGGGCGCCCTGCGAGCCCTGGAGTCCCGGCTGGACACGGGCCACTGGGACGTGTCACCGACAGAGCTCAACTCCCTTGCTCAGCAGGAGGATCCGGCCACGGGCGCCCGCTACTCCGCATACCGGCCCGCCCCCTACCCTCGCCCCTACGACCTCGCCCATCCGGGAGACGCCCGGCCATGA
- a CDS encoding IclR family transcriptional regulator, giving the protein MTPRSAPDRLLSVLAAFDHEHPALSLTDISRRAGLSLTTAHRLVGALTEWGALERDPSGVYHVGLRLWEVAALAPRGLALRQVALPYLEDLYEATHENVQLAVRDGGEVVYIEWLSGRSAVGVHIRVGARWPLHATGVGLALLAHDEPARQEEYCAGPLAAFTPYTITDPVRLRRELAEVRRTGVAVSSRQVTDDALSVAAAVRGPGGAVVAAVSVVVPEADAQVPVLAPAVRIAARGISRALGWRPPEA; this is encoded by the coding sequence ATGACGCCTCGCTCCGCGCCCGACCGGCTGCTGTCCGTGCTCGCCGCCTTCGACCACGAGCACCCGGCCCTGAGCCTGACGGACATCAGCCGACGGGCCGGACTGAGCCTGACCACCGCGCACCGGCTGGTGGGCGCCCTCACCGAGTGGGGCGCCCTGGAGCGCGATCCCTCCGGCGTCTACCACGTGGGGCTCAGGCTGTGGGAGGTGGCGGCGCTGGCACCGCGCGGGCTGGCGCTGCGACAGGTGGCACTGCCGTATCTGGAGGATCTGTACGAAGCCACCCATGAGAACGTGCAGTTGGCGGTGCGGGACGGCGGGGAGGTCGTCTACATCGAGTGGCTGTCGGGGCGTTCGGCGGTGGGCGTGCACATCCGGGTCGGTGCGCGTTGGCCCCTGCACGCCACCGGCGTGGGCCTGGCGTTGCTGGCCCATGACGAGCCCGCCCGGCAGGAGGAGTACTGCGCGGGTCCCTTGGCCGCCTTCACCCCGTACACCATCACCGACCCGGTCCGGCTCCGTCGCGAGCTGGCCGAGGTGCGGCGCACGGGTGTGGCGGTGAGCAGCCGTCAGGTCACCGACGACGCGCTGTCGGTGGCCGCCGCGGTGCGCGGTCCCGGTGGCGCGGTGGTCGCGGCCGTGTCGGTGGTGGTGCCCGAGGCGGACGCCCAGGTCCCGGTGCTGGCCCCGGCCGTGCGGATCGCGGCGCGGGGAATCTCGCGGGCGCTGGGGTGGCGGCCGCCGGAAGCCTGA